One window of the Candidatus Eremiobacteraceae bacterium genome contains the following:
- a CDS encoding DNA integrity scanning protein DisA nucleotide-binding domain protein produces IVIERNTGLQEYSETGTALDAHVSPELLTALFTPRTPLHDGAAILHLNRIVAAGCVLPLSEEATAGERRRGTRHRAAIGITEQTDAIALVVSEETGAIAIVQDGHLTEHFETAAAIERALRLVLARPSPVKPAGWVESIRHMWSRQENVDDRSV; encoded by the coding sequence CATCGTCATCGAGCGCAACACCGGGCTGCAGGAGTATTCGGAGACCGGCACGGCGCTCGACGCGCACGTCTCGCCCGAGCTGCTCACCGCGCTTTTCACGCCGCGAACGCCGCTGCACGACGGAGCCGCCATTTTGCATCTGAATCGGATCGTCGCGGCCGGCTGCGTGCTGCCGCTCTCGGAAGAAGCGACGGCCGGCGAGCGTCGTCGCGGCACGCGCCACCGGGCGGCGATCGGCATCACCGAACAGACCGATGCGATCGCACTGGTCGTGTCAGAAGAGACGGGCGCAATCGCGATCGTTCAGGACGGTCATCTCACCGAACATTTCGAGACGGCGGCCGCCATCGAACGAGCCTTGCGGCTTGTGCTCGCCCGACCCTCGCCCGTGAAGCCGGCGGGATGGGTCGAATCGATCCGCCATATGTGGTCGCGCCAGGAGAATGTCGATGATCGAAGCGTTTAG